Proteins from a single region of Shinella zoogloeoides:
- a CDS encoding helicase-related protein, translating to MLGLFEKLLMELAGDDEAENNDTQKARLDAWLNDYSGREGNFARMMSGATAPQTRRMLQSAFNRSSSWPMVLLAQSRVGREGLNLHEACRTVILLHAEWNPGIVEQQIGRVDRKNSLWLREWRKWRDHGDGLPPRIRVHPVVVSGTYDDHNWQVLKARWLELRAQLHGDVLRPVPGRSEVIDDKRTCADRVRRAVPDFSPPLSACDISSLD from the coding sequence ATGCTCGGGCTGTTCGAAAAACTGCTCATGGAGCTTGCCGGGGATGATGAAGCAGAGAACAACGATACGCAGAAAGCCAGGCTGGATGCCTGGCTGAACGATTATTCCGGGCGCGAGGGCAACTTCGCCAGGATGATGTCAGGCGCAACCGCACCGCAAACGCGGCGTATGCTGCAATCTGCATTCAACCGGTCGTCCAGTTGGCCGATGGTGCTACTCGCGCAATCCCGCGTCGGGCGTGAGGGCCTGAATCTGCATGAGGCCTGTCGCACAGTGATTCTACTGCACGCGGAGTGGAATCCCGGCATTGTCGAGCAGCAGATTGGGCGTGTGGATCGCAAGAACAGTCTTTGGCTTCGCGAATGGCGGAAATGGAGGGATCATGGTGATGGTCTCCCGCCCCGCATTCGGGTTCACCCTGTTGTCGTCAGTGGCACATACGACGATCACAACTGGCAGGTTCTCAAGGCGCGTTGGCTGGAACTGAGGGCGCAGTTGCATGGCGATGTCCTGCGTCCCGTTCCAGGTCGGTCAGAGGTGATAGATGACAAACGAACCTGCGCTGACCGCGTTCGGCGCGCAGTGCCGGATTTTTCGCCGCCGCTCTCAGCTTGCGATATCAGCTCGCTGGAT